The nucleotide window GTCGAGGTGCTCTCGCGGTCCCTGCTCGCCGCCTCCCGGATCACCGACGCCTGCATGGAGATCTCCAGCGGCCTGCTCGAAGACGCCGCGTACGTCCTCGGCGAGGCAACCGATCACGTCCGAACCGGCGAGGGCCCCGACAGCCTGCCCACTCTGGTGCGCTCCCTGCTCGCCCGGATGGACGCTGCCGAATGAACCCCCACGACAGGGCGAAGCGGCCCGGCGCGCACCCGGTCGCCGAGAAGTTCTGCGTCGAGGCCCCTTGGCGCTGAGCGACGACCATCCACCCCGCGACCCGCGTTCCCCCGCCGGCCCGACCGCCAAGCCCTCCCGCTCCCGCTGAAATCCTCAGGAGGAAGACCCCCATGTCCACCGTGATCTACACCCGCCACCTGGTCGAGCACCGGTACGGCCGACCGCTGGAGGACCTCCAGCGCCACAGCGCGCATGGCGGTTCGGGAGATCCCGTTCTGCCCATCGTGCTGCGGCGGCTCGACGGCCTGGCCACGACGAACGCCCATGCCCGTGCCGCCCGCCGCAATCTCGACGCGGCCTGGCAACGCTGCCGCTCCGGCCAACACGCCCTCGACGACCTCGTGCTGCGGTACGCGGCCGAAGTCGTGGACCTCGAACGCCGCGAGCAGTCGGAAGCCGAGGCAGTCTGGGACCTGCTGGACGTCCGCCTCCTCCTGGACCAGCCTGCCGCCCGTCGGCCTTCGACCGTCCGGCGAACCGGCCCCGCGCCGGGTGATGAGGACCTCATAGGCGTAGCCCGAGAGGTCGCGGCCCTTCTGCCCCGGCTCAACCGCGAAGCTCTGCGCCAGGGCCTGCGCGCTCGCGGCATCCACGTCAGCAACCGCCGCCTCGGCACGGTGCTCCAGCGTCTCCGCGCCGAGCACGACCTCCACTGATCCGCACCCCACCGTTCGATTCACCCATCGTCATAACGGAGTTACCGCCATGTCCGCCCCCGCACAACCCGCAACCTCCCAGATCGGCTTCGTCGACGCCCGGCGCGTCGAGGAGGCACTGTCCCTGATTGCGCCGAAGTGGACCACCTGGTCGGCACAGACCCTGGCCCAGCAGGGCGGCCCCATGCGTGTGCGTGGCGTCGCCGCCCACCTCCCCTTCGTCAGCGAACAGTTCGTCGGCAAGCGGCTGGCCCAGATGCACGATGACGGGCTGGTAACCCGAGCCAGTCATCGCCACGGTGCCCCGTACCAGCTCAGTGGGTTCGGCATCGCACTCTCCCCGGTACACCGGGCGCTGTCCGACTGGTCCCACGCGCACCTGTCGCTCGGCAAAGTGGCCGGTGCCGAGCGCGTCGAGGACGCCGTGCGCCGGCTGCACCTTCGCCACTCGACCGCCATGATCCAGGCCCTCGACGCGGGAGGGCCCATGCGGTTCGTCCACATCGCCGAACAGACAGGACTGGACAACAGCTTCACCCGACAGCGCCTGATCCGGCTTCAGCTCGACGGCCTGGTCACCCGCACCGGACCGCGCCACGGCGATCCGTACGTCCTGACCGCTGCCGGACGGGCGCTGGGCCCGGTCTACGCAGCCGTCGAGCACTGGAGCAACCCCGTCGCCGCACCGCTTCCCGCCCCTGTCCGGGTCGCGGCGGCCACGCGCACCCGCACGGGTATCCCGCCGAGGTCGGACGGCATCCGGACCGCAGCCGCCCTGCGTCGCAGCACCGCCGCGCCGAACTCCCTGTTCAGCCACGCCCCGCAGCCACAACCGGCCGGAGTGACTCCGCCCGTTGCCTCGGCCACCGCCGGCGTGCCCGCTCCTGGCTCCTCCCGCCGCCGCTGACCACGCCCTTGGAGGAGCCGTGCCGTACGACCCGAACGAGCAGTGGCGCGAGTACCACGTCACCCCGCGATACCTGGCGGGATCGACCTTCACCGGCGATCCCGCCCTCCAGCCCCTCCTCGACGCGGGCTGGAAACTGAATCACGACGAGATGGGTAACGCCTACATCAACGCACCCGACCAGACGGTCCGCCTGGGCTACCTGCCCGAAGGCGACAACGACGCGCTGTGGAAGATCACGGCGTACTCCGATCCTTTCGCGATGCCCCGCTGGCTCGTCACCTTCCAGGACAGCACCCCCACCGAGATCGTCCAGGACTTCACCACCACGCTCGCCGCCGCCTACGTTGAGGGCCCCGACTCCTACCTCTACTACGGCAACAGCGAGCTGGCGGCCTTGGACGTCGCCACACCTCTTGCGGCAGCAGGCTGGAGCCACCGCTACGGCGCGACCGACGTCTCCTTCGAATCCCCGGACGGCCTGGCCAAGGTCCACCTACGCCGCAACCGGCTCGACCACGCCGCCGAGATGACAGGCCATCAAGAGCGCTGGCTCATGCTGGCCGGACCGCCCAGCAACCAGTGGTACGCCACCGCCTCGTCCTTCACCCCAAAGGGCCTGGTCGCCGCAATGAACACCGCCCTCACTGATCCGGCACCGGTCATCCGTTACGGCGACGACCTACGCCGCCTTCCCCCGCAAGCCACCGCGACCCCGGTGAGGCCCCCGGTACCGACGCCACTGGACGTGCGCCGCGCCCACGCTGCCAACGCCCGCTCCACCGTGGCCCCCTCGCCTGTCGGCGCGCGGCCGTTCATCCCGGCACCGTGCCCGCCGTCGGCTCCGCAGGTCCCGCACCCGGGGCAGAGCCGCTGACCACCGTTCCCTTTCTCACCCTCCGGAGCCACCCTTGTCCGACGCCACTACCCTCGACCAGGCCGACGCGATGATCGAGAAAGCCTGGGGCCGCCCCATCGACGAGCTGGAAACCCTCGCGGTGCGCCGCCCCGTCGAGGATCCGCTCCTGCGCTCGGCGATGCATATCCGTTCGAGCCTCGTCGTCTCGAACAACGCGGTCGCCGTCCTCCAGGACCGTCTGCATGCCCTCACTAGGGCCGGTCATGTGCCAGCCTTCTACGACCTGGAGCGGATCACAAGCTCGGCGGTGGACCTGCGTGTCGCGCAGGCCGAGAGCCGCATAGCCCTGCAGGCGATCAGCCACGTGATCGAGGCCCGCGAAGCCGCCGTGACCGCGGACCGGGCACCGTCGCTCAGCCTGGCCCAGGCCGCTGTCGCCCGCTCCGCGCACGCGCCGCGTGCCCTGGGCCAACCACCGGACCAGCCCGCCCCGTCGGCCGCTGTCCGCCCCACGGTGGCCACGACCGGGCCCGGACGGTAACTGGTCAGCGGGAGCCTTCGTCGCGATGGGCCGCACCGAACCGGGAGTCCATCGCGCGGGCCAGCTCCACCAACGTCAGCTCGACGCGCCGCCCGTCTGCGATCCGACGCTCCACCACGGCTTCCCCGCCACGCTGCCTCCGGGCCTGGATGCCCACGACCCACTGCCCGTCGGCCACCATCGCTATGTCGCCCACCGTCCACGGCCGCCCGGCGCCGCGGATCTTGCGCTCCAGCCCGGCACCGTCCCAGTGTCTGCTCGACTCCGCCACGGCCTGTCCCTTCTGCTCTGTACGGCCCTGCGCCGCAACCGGGTTACGACAACCGGTCGCGCGGATCCATTCCCCGGCCCGCTGGCCTCCTCCCACCTCGCCGGCCAGTTCGCCCACGGCAGACCTCACCTTCCCGGAAACGACTACGTACTTCGGCACACCGCATGTCAACGTACGGACGTCGGGAAAACCCGCAGGTCAACGAAGGGACAGCCCACTCGTGAACGCCTCCAGCACCCTCCTGCCAGCCATCGTCCGCCCCGCCGTGAAGGAACGCGCCTGGCTCTCCAGCGACCACTGCGCGAGCCCGGTACTCGAACTGCTCGGCGGGCTCGGCTGGGCGATCGTCGACACCCCGGAGGCCAACGTGCACTGCACCAGCCCGGACGGCCGCGTCTACGTCGGCTGGCTCCCCGAGGACACCCCCGCCTGGAAGCGCGGCATCGTCTGGCAGGTCCGGGTCCACCCCTCCGACGCCGAGCCCTGGATCCAGGAGTTCGGCCCCGACACCCCCTCCGAGGCCGTGGCCGGATTCCTCGCCGCGCTCATCGCCGCACTTCCCCGGACCTCTCAGTAACGACGGCCAGACCGCCGCACTGTCGTCCGGCCCGACTTCGCGAAGGAGTCATCGTGGCCCGCATGCTCGACGCTACACGCCCCAACTACCGCCGGACCTGCCGATACGCACGGAAAGGCTGCACTTGCTACCTCTACCCCTCCACCACCGGATCGAAGGCGAAGGTCCTGCGCCGCCGCGCACAACGGCACGCAGAGAAGCGACGACTCCGTACCTTCTGACCTCGTCAAGCAAGCCCCCCACCAGCGGAGACCCGTTGCGCATGTGCACGGCGACCTGCTCCGCCGACGCCTGGTGACCATCCACCAGCCGCACCGCTTCACCTCTATCTCGCTCTCGGAGATCTCCCGTGCCCCACTGCCTGACCGTCGGCCACCTGCTCCGCCAACTTCAGAACCTCGACCCCGACCTGCCGATCCGCCTGGCCGTCAACCCCGACTGGCCCTTCGCCCACTACCTCGGCACCGACGTCGTCATGGGCGACGGCATGGCGTTCATCGCCGAAAACGGCCAAGAGGGCTACCTCCCGGCATCGGTCCGCAACGCCCTCGCCTGGGCCTGACCCACCGTACGAACCTGTCCAGGAGGCCCCGATCTCACCGCGACCCCACCCTTCCACCGCCCACCCGCTGCACGCCCTCGCCGTGCGGCACATGCCGTCGGGAGTGCGCGGCGCACTGGTCCAGCGCGTCTCCGCCCTCCCGGAGGGACCGCTCGACGTCTCCTGGCTCCCGGCGTGCACCCCTGAACTCCCGCTCGGCCGTATCCGCCTGCACTGGGAGCCCGCCTCCCGCGCGGGCTGGGACGTCACCGCCCACCTCGGCCTGGCCAC belongs to Streptomyces graminofaciens and includes:
- a CDS encoding winged helix-turn-helix transcriptional regulator, whose translation is MSAPAQPATSQIGFVDARRVEEALSLIAPKWTTWSAQTLAQQGGPMRVRGVAAHLPFVSEQFVGKRLAQMHDDGLVTRASHRHGAPYQLSGFGIALSPVHRALSDWSHAHLSLGKVAGAERVEDAVRRLHLRHSTAMIQALDAGGPMRFVHIAEQTGLDNSFTRQRLIRLQLDGLVTRTGPRHGDPYVLTAAGRALGPVYAAVEHWSNPVAAPLPAPVRVAAATRTRTGIPPRSDGIRTAAALRRSTAAPNSLFSHAPQPQPAGVTPPVASATAGVPAPGSSRRR
- a CDS encoding DUF317 domain-containing protein — its product is MPYDPNEQWREYHVTPRYLAGSTFTGDPALQPLLDAGWKLNHDEMGNAYINAPDQTVRLGYLPEGDNDALWKITAYSDPFAMPRWLVTFQDSTPTEIVQDFTTTLAAAYVEGPDSYLYYGNSELAALDVATPLAAAGWSHRYGATDVSFESPDGLAKVHLRRNRLDHAAEMTGHQERWLMLAGPPSNQWYATASSFTPKGLVAAMNTALTDPAPVIRYGDDLRRLPPQATATPVRPPVPTPLDVRRAHAANARSTVAPSPVGARPFIPAPCPPSAPQVPHPGQSR
- a CDS encoding DUF317 domain-containing protein yields the protein MNASSTLLPAIVRPAVKERAWLSSDHCASPVLELLGGLGWAIVDTPEANVHCTSPDGRVYVGWLPEDTPAWKRGIVWQVRVHPSDAEPWIQEFGPDTPSEAVAGFLAALIAALPRTSQ
- a CDS encoding esterase produces the protein MPSGVRGALVQRVSALPEGPLDVSWLPACTPELPLGRIRLHWEPASRAGWDVTAHLGLATTEVLLASWPSAPDGWPRLVRPTIHEVTGLCAALAVATSALDLSNRLAEV